The genome window TGATACGTCCCAGGCTCTATCTATTGCAGGACCACAGCACAGGAAGCAGGATGGaaatctgtctctgtgtgtgtgtgactataacaacaacaaaTGAAAGACTAAATGATAACCATCAGTCTCCCTCAAAGTCTTGCATTTTCAATTGTAgcccagtgtgtgcgtgtgtgcgtgtgtgtgtgtgtgtgcgtgtgtgtgtgtgtgtgcgcgcgcatgcttgcatgtgtgtgtgtgtgtgtgtgtgtgtgtgtgtgtgtgtgtgtgtgtgtgtgtgtgtgtgtgtgtgtgtgtgtgtgtgtgtgtgtgtgtgtgtgtgtgtgtgtgtgtgtgcgcgcgcgcatgCTTGCATGGGTGTGCTGAGAACACATCAGGCTTCTCTTCTTTATGGCTACATTTAGACAGGCATCCCAATTCTGattttcactaattggtcattTTATCATTTAGATCAGCTCTGaataagatctgatgtgaaaagatctgatagGATTGGTCAAAAGGCCAATAACAGGCAAAAAATAATTAATTGGACagcctgtctaaacacagcctaTTAGGCCCTAAGTGAATGTGAGAGCTGATGAGTGCTGGCTGCTGAGTAGAGGAGCAAATTGTCTTGCTGTGTTCAGTAATGGAGGTCAGGGGGCCTCAAGGGGCCCCAACAGGGCTAAGCCTGTTAACCTCCCAGGTCTGCTGATCACAGCGCTTCACTGCTCTAGTCCAACGCCATGACATCCATTTACTcagctttctctcttcctctcgctctctgcctgcTTTAATGCAGCTATATACTGAGCTGAGCTAAAGCCATAAAACAAAGACACCTGCTAAGAGGATAGAAATATGGTGTTGAGCCAATATACACGAGTGCCAATATACACAGAATTAGCTCACGGACACGCAACACACAGCTCTTTCTAAACATGCATTGATTATTCAATCCAAAGACTTGTTTGTTTGAGCATGAATGAAGAGTCATACTCCCCAAAAGGGAATACATGATACCCTCTCTTACCTACCATCCAtgtctctttcttccctctccctgtcctccctgATTCTGATTAAGGCAGTTTATGTTTTTCACTTTTAATTGTGAGGTAGTCACACCTATTTCTCTTCTAATACACTCCTGGTCCTCAACTGTCCCCCGTCTAGAGGAGCTGAGCCCTGTAAGAAGCGTGTTCGTCTGACCAGCTGTGTGGAGGACTTCCGCCCCCCTGCAGACCCTGACAACCGGCCCTGCCTCCATCGCCCCTTACTGGACTCCTCTCTCAGCCGCTCCCTCTTCCACTGCTACATCAATGAGGAACAGGCCCAGGAGGGGTCCAGGCCTAGAGCTGGGGCACGAGTTGTGGGAGCACCCAGAGGAGGGCTTGTCCAGGGGCCGGGGCGAGGCAGGTCAGGCAGCCCAGAggagggggtggtggtggggatggAAGTAGGTGTCAGCCGTGCCCTGCAAGGGGCTGCCATGTTGGGGGGGAACCGGACTGACCACAGAGAGGCAATGTCCCTGTCCCACTTCAACATCCCTAACGTTGTGAACTCCGAGCACTGCTCCGCCCTGGGGGCGGACGATCTGCTGCTGGGGGAGCCGCCAATCATCATGGAGGGGGTGTGTCATTGGCCCCACAGTGCACATCACATGATGGACTAAGGTCCTCTCTACTTCCTGGGGTGCTGCCAATCATCCTGGAGGGGTAGTGTCGTTCCCATGGGGTCCTTCACACGAttgactgggggaaccatcaatCATCCTAGAGGGGCGGTGTCATCGGCCACTTAGTGCCCTTCAGAAGACGGACTGTCCTGCCCATCACACAATAGACTAGGGTCCTGCTTACTTCCCACACCCACCTCCGTTAAGACATTATAGATAATTATGAGGACATCACAGGACTCCTCAGCCTTATATAGAGAGAGTTGTGTCAAGGTCCTAATCTAACATTCTGTGTTGTGCCAGTCATGTACAGTGCAAGCTCTCCTAATTAGGCTGTGGTTCCAGATTCTCACACCACCTTCATTGTGAGGACATTCTAGATTATTATGGATCCTCCTACAGTAACTGTACCTCCTGACATTTTCATTCTGTTCAGATTTGGTTCAGGCTAAAATACTGTACAGTCAAAATATATAAACGTTAATTAACAATAGATTTAAATATACATATGTGACATGAGCTACTTTTCTAATCTTTATGTCAACAAGGTTGCCTACGCAGAGCCAGAACTTGTGACGTCACATCTCAACGCTAAACTGGAAGTCCAGCTTCATCAAGTTGAtttgaatgtttttatttatttaactaggcaagtcagttaagaacaaattgtaatttacaatgacggcctaccacagccaaatcctcccctaacccggacgatgctgggccaattgtgcgccaccctatgggacccCCGATAACGGCCTGTTGTGATACATCCCAgaatcgaacctgggtctgtagtgatgctgcGCCACTCGGTCCCCCCGTATAGTGGTGGAGGCCTTGCAGGAATCAGTTAAGGGGATGGAGACAACAGAAGGGACAAGGAGAATTTGATACAATAACCAAAATGTACCAGAAAGGCAAGACTCTTCTTTTCGGTTTTCAATTCAACAGCCGTCTGAATGTT of Salvelinus alpinus chromosome 4, SLU_Salpinus.1, whole genome shotgun sequence contains these proteins:
- the LOC139573499 gene encoding melanocortin-2 receptor accessory protein 2A-like, yielding MSEFNHSNLSGGNAPDPDYKWTYEYYDDDEPVSFEGLKAHRYSIVIGFWVGLAVFVIFMFFVLTLLTKTGAPHPEGAEPCKKRVRLTSCVEDFRPPADPDNRPCLHRPLLDSSLSRSLFHCYINEEQAQEGSRPRAGARVVGAPRGGLVQGPGRGRSGSPEEGVVVGMEVGVSRALQGAAMLGGNRTDHREAMSLSHFNIPNVVNSEHCSALGADDLLLGEPPIIMEGVCHWPHSAHHMMD